A single region of the Asterias amurensis chromosome 19, ASM3211899v1 genome encodes:
- the LOC139951697 gene encoding uncharacterized protein: MTKFVLLVALALACSEAGALKCFLCNSVLSPNPDCEKSPPDSKYVATCPAPPANQAARCTKLDGVITTILDMDDFERTCENLATNDLPGNKCYTDKDAETWILKTVDPSIRPLLNGSFSFKGSVCFCDTDECNSVASVQPFLGLLVVALGLCVMGVWR, encoded by the exons ATGACGAAGTTTGTATTGCTGGTTGCGCTTGCTTTGGCCTGCAGTGAAG CGGGCGCACTGAAGTGTTTCCTTTGCAACAGCGTATTATCACCGAACCCGGACTGTGAGAAAAGCCCGCCAGACTCGAAGTATGTGGCGACCTGTCCAGCCCCTCCAGCCAATCAGGCAGCCCGTTGCACAAAACTGGATGGCGTGATTACTACTATCC TTGATATGGACGACTTTGAGCGCACGTGTGAAAACCTCGCTACCAATGACCTTCCAGGAAACAAATGCTACACAGACAAAGATGCCGAGACCTGGATCTTGAAAACAGTGGACCCTTCCATCAGGCCGCTCCTTAACGGCTCTTTCTCATTCAAAGGCAGCGTGTGCTTCTGCGACACTGACGAATGCAACAGTGTAGCCTCCGTACAGCCGTTCTTGGGGCTACTTGTAGTGGCTTTGGGGCTGTGCGTGATGGGAGTGTGGCGCTAG